The window GCAGTGAGAAGACTGACCAGCCAGGGCCTACCCCCAGGGCCTGGTCTCGGGTGCTGCTCTCACCTCGGCCACCTGTGTGGCCCCTCCTTCCCTGATGCCCAGAGGCAGGGCTGTGTCAAGGTTCGCCCTGCTGTGCTCACGTGTGGTCCAGTGGCCACCCAGTCGCGAAGGACAGCGCTGACCCTTGCATTTCCAGGGAGCACTAACTTGGCCTGGGGAGCCCCACACTGACCTTGGCTCCCTGCTCCCTGCAACACCCCTGATGGCACAGGTGTCCTTGGGAGATGCAGGACGTGCCGGGCAGCAGAGTCTGTTCAGGCCagtggagaggagagggcagagccCAGGGGACAGCCTACTGTGCCCTGGTCCCACCtgagcctcctccctcagctAGCAGCTCCTGTGGCAGCTGTGGGACCACAGCACTACCCAATGCCAAGGGCACGGCCTGTGCAACCCTGGCCAAGGGGGTAGCCATGGCTGGCTCAGGCCACCTGCGTCTGGGCCAAGTGGGGGCCTGAAGGAGCAGCCAGCACTCTGGAGTGGACACAGCTGCCCAGGACACCGTTGAAACAGTGGGCACGCGGGGCCCCTCCCAGCAGGGCCTGGCGCTCCCTCCAGGGCAGGGCCAACCGGCTTCAGGCAGCACAGAACGGTCTCTCCTCGCTGGAAGGCCGTGCCTGGAGACTGGGCGCACAAAGCCTGGCCCAGAGCTGCTGGAGGCGGACTGTGAGGTGGCCTCAGCCGCTGCCTCCAGCTCTGGGAGGCTGCTGCTAGATCCACGTGAGCTCACGCAGCTTTGCTCATAGGCACTGAGCCACCACAGGGAGAAGACTCCCGTCATGACCCTGCTGAAGGGACGTGGCTGTGACAGGCGGCCCCAGAGGTGCCCACAAAATCCAGGCCTGTGCCAACCAGTTTTGGAAGCCTGTGCCATGCACGCCCGACCAGCTCAGGGGCCAGGCCACCCAGTGGAAGGGCCCTGGATAGCCAGGTGGGAACAGCATCCCCAGGACGTGCAGCCCAGGACCTGCCACTGCCTTGGGACCCTCGGGGGACGGCACACACCACCCCCAGCTGTGGTAAGCCCATGCATGCCCCTGCCTACTGGGCACTGCGTGAGGCTCTGGGACAAGGTGCCCGTGACAGCCACTGCCCCAGGGGAgcccaggctggggctggagacCGTCGCAGGCACAGTGCCACCCAGACCCGACTCAGAGGGTGGCAGGGGTGGCCGGGGACACGGCACCTACAGTCCCCAGTGGCCGTCACTcacccttcttctttctctcctccggAGCCTTCCGCAGCCCCGTGCCCACGGCAGGCTGCCCGCCGCTGGCCGGCTGCTCCTGGCCGCCCTTCTCCCTCTGCGGCCTCTCCAGGGGCAGCGCCTTCGGATCCGGCGGGGCCTGGCTGTGCTGCTGCCCCAGGGGCTGCGCGGGTGGGGAGGCGGGGCGGGGGGCTCTGCCCTTGCGCACGGTCACACACCGGGCCCTGCCCTCGCCGGCACTCTCGTGCCTCAGCCCCAGCTCCTCGGCCATCTGGTGGATGCGCAGCCTGTCGTGAGACGTCAGGGACGCAGGAAACGTGAGCTGCGTCTCCTCGCTGGCCAGGAACTCCTCGATCGCGGCCCGGAAGTGTTCCGCGCCTCCTGCGCCACCTGCGGCCCCCGGGCCCTCGCCGTTGAGGCAGGGTTGGGGGCAGTCTTCAGGGCCCCCGGGCTTCGGGCCCCGTCTCCTGCGGCCACGGCTGGCAGCCTGCGGGCGCCCCTCCTGGGGCCCCCGCCCAGGCAGCGTGGCTGAGGAGGGGCCGCGGGGCTTGGCGGCccggctgtggctgtggctctggGAGCTCTGGGAGTAGTTCTCGGGGACAATGTCACTGAGGTACTCGAAGGCGGTGCGCACCTCCCCGTGCGCCGTGAAATGGTCCACCAGCGTCTTCAGAAAGGCATGGCTGGTGACGGTCCGGGAATCGCAGACGATAGCCACGTGGCGACGTGCACGGGTGACGGCCACGTTGATCCGCCGGTCCTCGGCCAAGAAACCCACCTCACCTGCGGAGGGAGGGCCGGGAGGCCCCATTCGGGCCCTGTGGCAGTCCCCAGCCTGCTCCCGCCGCGCCTGCCCTGCGGCCGTGGGCTAGTCGCCACTGCCTGGCTCCAGAGGGCCAGCCGCGCTCTAGCCCGCACTCCTGCGGGGCCAGACTCAAGACCTCCCAGGACGGCCCtcgtccttccctcctccttccctcctccgtAGCCATTTCCAGCCCCTAGTGAGGACGCCTCCCCAGGTCGCTGGCTAAAGCTGCCCCAGGCAGACTGCACACTGCCTGGATTCCAACCAACCCAGCCACACGGAAACCTGCCCCGAGCAGTGACCACCAGGCCACCCCGCCCACCCGCCCAGCCACCGCCCCACTACCTGCTCCCTAACCGCACGCTgggctccctctgcctggcacACACGCCCCCACCCTCCAAGCTACCAAGCGCTCCTCCCGGAAGCTCTGCTCAGATGCCGCCTCCCGGACACCTGCGCCTGCCCAGGCTTCGCTGACCCGAGGGAGCCTCCGGAGCCCTCCCTGAAGCCCCCGTGGTGGCTTGCTGAACGTGAGCTTCCCAGGGCAGCCGCCGCGCTGTAGGGACAAGCAGAACGCACACTCCCTTCGGCGCTAACCCGCAGGCCTCCACGGGGCCTCCTACCTTTCCGGTTGGACCTGACGAAGGACAGGACCACAGCCTCCTTCTCCCGGCCCTGGAAGCCGTCCACAGACCTGATCTCCAGCTCGGGGTGCCTGTGCGCGAGGCTCTGCCTCAGCAGCTCCACCTGCAACCCGAGCGGCGGAGCCTCAGCACACCGAGCAGGCGGGCCTCGGGACCGGCCCCCAGAACCGCCCGCCCAGGGGGCCCGCGGGAGCCCAGGAGGCGGCCCCCCACAGGCACACAGGAGGGCAGACAGAGCGGCTCTGTCGAGCACGGTGCCCATCACTGGTCCCCGTCATTTTTTCTGGCTCACGAAGCCACCAGCCTCAGAAGGCTGTGGGACACCGTGAGGAGGCGGGCAGCACGAGCTTCCCAGGTGGTGGCCCCACACAGACCACAGGGGGCCACAGGGCGGGCACGTGACCTGGGCCCGAGATTCGGCCCTGGCTCTGGACGGCTCTCCTGCCAGGACCGCCGTGGAAGGCAGGGTCTGTGGAGGCTGCCGGCCCCCTGGGAGGCTGGCCTGAGGACCAGGCCGACACTGCGGGAATCAGGCCAAGAGACCAGCAGGGCAGGCGGGGTGAGGCCTCTGCAGACGTCCTCGGAGCCTGGGTCCAGCCACGTGAGCTCCGGGCCACTCAGTCACGAGGGCCGCTGtcacccttcccttccctctagcCTCTGGGTTGGCTGAGTCCCAAGGGACAGGGAGGGAAGGCCCTCGTACCTGGAGGTTGTAGGGCGTGATGACGGCGATGTCACCCGCACTCACGCCAGCGTCCACCAGAGCCTGCACGTGCAGGGTGACCAGGCGGACTTCgcctgggagggaggagagagagggcacTCAGCACCAACCCATGGCACATGCCCTCCAGCTGCCCCACAGGGCACGTCCTGGGGACCGACCCCGGCCACGGGCCTCCAGGCCTAGCCACAGGAGCGAGGGACGCTGGCTACCCGCCCTTCACAACCACAGTGACAGTGGCCCATCAGCACAGCGAGGAGCAGGGGCTGCCTGCGCTGGCCTTCTGGGGAGCCTGGGAGAGGTGGCCACCATGGACACCGTGACCAACGCACCATCCTGCCCGCCCCTGGGGAGGAGCAGCCGGGCTGCCTCCCCAGGTCCCAGCAGGAGCCTACGCCCCCCACTCAGCACCTCTGGGTGTGAGGCCAGTCGAGGGGACAGCTGGCCCTGGCCAGCCAGCTCACCCGGGTTCCCCCTCGACTGGTCATCCTCCTCCAGCTCCAGCAGCCCACAGCCGGCGGTGTCCACAAGCAGCAGGGGGAGGCCCGTCTCCTCCGTGTCGGCCACGCCCGGGAGGTCCCTGGCACACAGGTGGGCAGGACAGTGCTGGCCTCCCACAACAGCACAGCCCTCCCTGCGGGAAGCACAGGGGCTGCCCCTGGGGCTGCGCTGGGCAGCAGGAGCATCAGACTGGGCAGGCCTGGCCCAGCTCCTGGGCAAGGCCACGCTGCCTTCTAGAAAACCAGCCTGAGCGAGTGGAGCACTAGGATCAACTGGGGCAGAGGCCGGCGGAGGGGACCACTCACCTCAGGAGGTGCCCCGCCACGGAGGGGTGGGCTGTGAGCTGCCCGCCGTACAAGGCCTCCGAGGCCCAGCGCATGATGGCCTGGTGCATGCGGTACTGCACGGTCAGCATCCGCACTGCTGCCGCCCCGAGGTCCTCGGCCAGGCGCTCCATCAGGCTGCGAGACAGCCCATCCTGCGCTGCCCTGCACCCAGGCGGGGACAGGAAGGAGGCCCTGAGTCCCAGAGCCCACCGCGAAGCACGGCGAGGGCAGAAAGACCCCAGAAGCCTCGGGCCCCGTGTGGCCTGTGGTTCCCCCCTAAGAGGATGTGTGGGATCGGCATTCGGGCCCCAGGACATCCCAGAATGTGTCCCCTTATAGGACCAGGGGAGTCTGCACACAGGGAGGGAAGGATCCTGGGTTACCCTGCTGATAACCAGGGCCAGGCTGCAGGGAGGCGGGAGGGCCAGAGCCACAGGAGGCCGGGTGTCAGACACTTAAAGACGCCATGCTGCTGGCCTGGAAGACAGGGCCGCGCTGCGGACTCCTGAGGAAGCAGCCCTGCCACATCTCAGTGAGTTAGGGAGGCCCATTCTGCACCTCCAGAACCGCGAGGTCATAAACCTGTGCCATCAGTCACCACGTCACCACCAAGCTGTCACAACAGGGACAGGAAATCAGCACAGACACATTCACACCATCTCTCGTGTGCGCCAGCAGCAAGCAGACCACCATCCCACCAGCAGCCACCCTGCTGGGCACCGCATGCGAGTCAACTCCACCGTCCTCACCTTGACCTTATGATCCCCACCACACAAAAGGAGAGTGAGACCAGAGAAGTCAAGGCACTAGACCGAGGCTGCCCAGCCAGTCAGCTGCAGAGTCAGCACCCACTGGGCCACCCGGCTCTGAGCCCACCCCGACCCCCATGACACGGCTTCTCTCCCCAGGCTGACAAAGCCGAGGGGAAGTGCCCAGTCACTGAAAGCAGACTGAGCGCCTCCCTCTGAAATCCAGACGGCCTCTGCCATTAGCTGAATCTTAACCACCACTCCCACCAAAGAAGTGAGGCCCAATGACCATCAGCCCTGAAAACGCTGCAGGCCCCACCAGAGTCCCCGGAGAGCCCCGGCTCTCTCCAGAGACACACAGGGTTCCACTCCCCTGTGtcgccgcccgcggcaacaattgtgcaggtatttatcggaggagcctggaaataaactatttttcctatattcactaattcatagaggaagagagaccctgagagaaagataggctttgcttagaggaagagaaactttgcttatcaggaagagagactttgcttagagagaaagttttagagaaagagaggcttctacgcttatcagagatctatttcttcttaattctgctgcttcttaaaggtgcatctatctgaggtgcttctttttagaggtgctttctatctgcttgccgcttcttcttcttcctttctgctaatggcttctactccacttctttctgctagctgctgctcttactctcgCTGCTGCTTACTGTCgcgcccccgcccactgcccgcttatattccctccaggaggcggacgGCGGGGcccgccagttgcaatcaggcgaggagccagctgcctcATCACGGCaggggttaaaacgagcaggcccaagcaggcgtgctcgggaacacctgtgcatgctttgtgcgcgtggacttaactgaatacggccagtgataaatcacctgagtgtgcttatgttaattaacctccccaccaccgatgtgatcaggcgccattctggctggcacagcccccaacaccccTGGGGCAGTTCCAGACTGTCCCCTGAAGGCTCCCTGGAGGACGATCCCCCTGCAGAGCACTGGGCCTCCGTGCTCAGCTTCACCCGgatccccacacccctcccacctgcCAGCCCCCACAATCCCCCAGCGCCCCCCACCTGACACGCCCTGGGAGGGACATCAGATCCCTCCCTGGGCACCCTGGCCTGACACCGCAAGCCCTGTGCATCTTCCTCTGGCCTTCAGCTCCAGGCAATCAAACTCTGCACGGTGAGCCACGATGGTCCTCAGTGGCAGCCTGGACCAGCCCCTCAGAGAAGGGGCCCCGAGTGTCTGGAGGAGCCGCGTGCCTGGGCGGCCTGGCTGGACGTGGCCCTGCCTCCCCTGGGCAACTCTAGGTAGGAGAAGAGCCGGCAAGCTGACAAGCCTGGCACCGGAGTGACCCGTGCAGAGAGACCAAGTAAGCCGCGGGAGGACCCCAGGGCAGGTCCCCgaggagggcagggcagacagCACCTCCTCCACAAGCAGAGCCTGCCTGGGGTCACGGCACCTGCACTGTGGCCTCCACAGGGAGAGACAGGGTCCCCTGCACCTCTGGGTCCTCAGTCCAGGGCGCCCACCGAGCCTATGCTGGCTGTGACCGAGTGGCTCAGCGGCCAGCAAGACCAGCCTGGAGTATCTCCCGGCTCCACCAAGCCACCTGCTCACCCCACCGGGCATCTCAAGACAGGTGGGCAGCAGGGACACACAGGCCCTGGGCCACCCCATCCCTGCCAAGGAGCAGTCTGAGGGATCAGCCACGGAAGCAAGCGAAGGCAGCAGCACAGCAGGACTGcagggggaaagaggaaaaggaagcctGACCCTGGAGGACGAACCCAGGCTTCCCACTGAGCCCGGCAGGTGCCAGGGGCACGGCCTTACCGGTGAGAGACTATGGTGGGCGGCAGCTGCTTGTGGTCTCCAGCCAGGATGCACTTTCTAGCCTTCAGCAGCGGGATCCAGCAGCTGGCTTCGAGGGCCTGGGCGCACTCATCAATGACCACCACGTCAAAGTGGTTCTCAGGCAGCAGCCTCAGGGGGCCGTCAGCAGAAGCTCCTGCTCGGAACAGAGACCCTCAGTCCACAGGGTGTGGCTGCAGCTGGCCCAGTCCAGCCGCGACCACAAGAGAGACACCCCACCAGCCACCTCGTCGCCCAGCCTGGCCTAGAGCTGTGTGCGACAGGCCGACACGCTGGAGTAAGAGCCTGGGAAGGGCGCCAGAGCTGTCCGGTCCCAGCCCAGCAGTGAGCGTGGACTCAGCCGCAGCCATTCTGACCGCTCGCTGACGCGAACCACCCCTGGGAGGCCTCCCTGGGTCTGCAGACCACGCTGCGGCACCTTCTGAGCGTAAGGCTTTTCTCTTGGACACAGAAAAGTTCACCTCTCCTCCGTGTTTCAACACAAACCCTGCTCGGCTGCTCCCTCCAGGAGCAGGGGCGGCAAGCAGGAGCCGGCCCTGCCCGGCCCTGGACCTCCGCGCAGTCCCGTCCCTGAGCCTGCCTCCCTGTCTGCAAATGAGGGCGCGCCACTGCCTCATCCGACTGTCCCAGAACGAGTGGCGAGCACGTGACGCCCAGGCAGAAGGCGGTTCTGTCCACGCTGCTCCTGCTCTTCCCCGGCCCGAGTGCACCAAGCTAAAGACACATGGGGGACCTTACCACGAAGACCCTTCCTGAGACTGACTGTCCAGAGACAGTGGGGCACCCGGCTACACAGGACACAGAGCTGCAACTCGCTTCGGATCATTAAGGACATGTTTAGATTAAGCACGTGACTCCGTAGtgcacactttttttcttttttggggaagGGCGttctgaggatagaacccagggcctcgagcaTGCTAGACTAGCCCCTGGGCCTGACCCTTGCCTGAAACCAGACgtcctcatggacacacccagttCCAAAACCAACCAGGAGGGTCCTGAGAGGCCACACGGGTTTCTGACCTCTAGCAAGCTCTGTACTCAAGCCAGAGGTGTCAGTGGAAACGGCAGAGTGACAGCCTCCGTGGACTCCCCTCCACTGCTGCAGCCCATGGTCAGCACCGGCTCTGCCAGGCCCCTGGACATTCACCAGTCCTCTCGGCAGTACAAGGAACATTCATTCCAGAAAAATGGCAGAGTCTCAGCACAGTGGCACGGGGCAGTTCACTCAACCCGCGCCTAACTACCCTCCTCACGCCCTGCGGCCTTGGAACCGGCAGCCTGCAGCCATTCCTGTGAGCTCCCATTCCCAGAGACTGCTCGGCCGCACCTGCAAGTTCCCCGGCAGACCCCACGCCAAGAACACTGGGCTGTGTCCCACGCAGAGCCAACAGCCTTCTCCTACGGCTCCGTCCCTGGCCCCGGGGCAGCGGACAGCAGCATGATCAAACGTGCAACAGCCAGCACGCTGTGCACGGGCCCAGAAAGGACTGCAGACCCCAGGCTCCGACCCTGGACCACTTGGGGTTCGGCACCAGCAGGAAGTAAAGACCGAGAGTGTAAATGGCCTGGGTAAGTTAGGAAGCGGGCCCTCAGCAAAGACGTGAGATGGCTCCACGAGGTCAAGGAATCTCGGGTCGCTAGCTGGCCACCAAGCTGAGGAGAGACTTTGGTGGCCACAAAGGACAAAAATGCGGACTTTAagaagcagttaaaaaaaaaaaaagtagtagttcAGAGAAGCAACTAAACAAACTTCAACAAGCAGCAGCAATGCAccgtggggtggggaggaaactAGTTTCCAGAGTTGCACATTTAAATtccacaaaaaaaattacaagacatGAGAGCCAAGGAAGTATGGCCCATACACCAAGAGAAGCCATCAATAGGTCGAACCCAGAAGTGGGCCTTACTGGACAAAAATTTCAAGTATCAGCTTTTAAATATGTTCGAGAAAAAAAGGGAACcaaatctaaagaaagaaagtatgaGAATCTTATCTTACCAAACAGAATACACTGACACGGAggggaaaagaattttttaaaaaacaaccaaataGAGACTCTGGAGTAGGAAAGTACAGCAGCCACAGTTCACTAGCGGCCACAACAACCTGCGCAGAGGAGGCAGGCGAGACCGCGGTGCAGCCTGAGGAACACAAGAAAACGGTTCAGGAAGACAAAGCGAGCCGGGGACCTAGGGGGACACCACCAAGCACACCAATGTGTGCGTGACGCCAGAGGAAAATAATGGCTGGAAACTCTCCAGATTTGGTGGAGAACATTAATCCACACATCCAAGAGGCTCAACAAATTCCATACAGTTTTCTCAAAGACACCCACGCCTAGACCAGACTCTGCATCACAACGAAACTGTCGAAGACACAAGAACTACCCAGGGAGGCTTAACCactgacactgagccacatcccttctatattttgtttagagacagggtctcactgagtttcttaggacctcgttaagttgctgaggctggctttgaactcacaatccttctgcctcagcctcccgagccactgggattagaggtgtgccccaccacacctggcaacacAGACTTTTGTCACACACAAGTGATCCTCAATAATATCAACAATCAATTTCTCAGAGGCCAGCAGGCAGTGAGATGACATAATCAAAGTGCAGAAAGAAGACTGTCAACCAAGAATTCAACCCAGCAAAACTACCCTTCAaaacatgaagaagaaaattaagacaTCACCAAATAAAGAAGAGCTGAAACAATTCATTGCTAGCAGCCCTACCTTTACAGAAATACTAGTGTTCTTCAGGTTGAAATGAAAGAACACTAGACGGTACCTCAAattcacagaaagaaataaagagcacCAATAAAGGCAACTACAAAGGTTAAGTATAAAAGACAGTTGTGAATTTATTTTGTGCTTATAACTTATTTTTCTGAAACTGATCTAAAAGCCATCTGGATAAAGCAGTAACCATGAGGCCTATGAGAGCCTGCACTCTGACCCTCAGGGCAGCTGGTACCAGACGGGCTGTAGCCAAGAGACCCGAAGCAGCCCCAGGACCCTGGCTCCTGACGTTCACACCTTCACGGTCCCTTCCCCTTGAGTGCAGGTGGGACCTGACGCTTGCTTCTAACCAAGAGAATATGGCAACCACGAGGAACAAGCATATCCTCAGCATTACACAGGATCACGACTCTTCTTGCTAGGAGACTGTGTCCCTTGCACTCTCCTGAAGAAGAGCCACGTAGTGAAGTCTACTAGTCAGgttttcactgctgtaaccaaaatacccaacaaggaCAACTCAgcggaggaaaagtttactttggctcagaCTCAGGTCTAATCCAACGGCCAGCTCACCGGGCCCATGGTGAGCAGAGCATCACGGGGGAGCACTGCTCCATtcacggcagccaggaagcagagggagagcagagggaaggagccaCAGGAAAGACGAACCCTTCTGGggcagccccagtgacccacctcctccagccgcaccccacttgcctacagtcaCCAGTCcgcccattcaaactaggatggacctaATCTAATAATAATCTAATCGTCTCGTCCTCGAATAATCCTGCAATAAGGCAgaagattttgggggacacttcctAGCTAAACCATGACAGGAAGGCCTATGGGGCAGGGAGCTAAGAGTGGTCTCCAGCCAGCAATCAGCAAGAAACTCAGTTCAGCAACCCACAAGGAACTGAGTGCTGCCAACGACCACGTGAGCTCAGAAGCAAGGATGAAACTGCAGCCTGTGAAACCCCGAATGGAGAACTGAGTAAGCCGTGCCTCAACACGTGACTCCGGGGGTTGTTTTAAGTAGCTACATGTGTGGTAATATTGCTTAGCAACAATACAGACCTCGAACACAACAGTCAGGCCTGAACCCCAAAACAGCAGGCTGACAGCATTCTCCAAACCACCATGCGGTACAAAGCACTGTGACACACAGCTACTCAAGGGGGACATGGAGGGAATGAGCCTGTCATTTATGACCCAGATGGAGTAACAGGAACTATActcaacacatacacacacacaagaaaagagaaaa of the Sciurus carolinensis chromosome 11, mSciCar1.2, whole genome shotgun sequence genome contains:
- the Ighmbp2 gene encoding DNA-binding protein SMUBP-2 isoform X2; translation: MASATVESFVTKQLDLLELERDAEVKERRSWQESVSLKELQSRGVCLLKLQVSSQRTGLYGRLLVTLEPRRCGSAGALPSNSFTSGDIVGLYDAAHEGAQLASGILTRITQKSVTVAFDESQDLQLNLVRESCYRLLKLANDVTYKRLRAALVALKKYHSGPASPLVELLFHGSPPSPAGDIHPLVFYNATLDPSQKEAVSFALSQKELAIIHGPPGTGKTTTLVEIILQAVKQGLKVLCCAPSNIAVDNLVERLAHWKQRVVRLGHPARLLESIQQHSLDAVLARSDSTQIVADIRKDIDQILVKTKKTQDKRERSDFRSEIKLLRKELRQREEAAMVESLRLASVVLATNTGASADGPLRLLPENHFDVVVIDECAQALEASCWIPLLKARKCILAGDHKQLPPTIVSHRAAQDGLSRSLMERLAEDLGAAAVRMLTVQYRMHQAIMRWASEALYGGQLTAHPSVAGHLLRDLPGVADTEETGLPLLLVDTAGCGLLELEEDDQSRGNPGEVRLVTLHVQALVDAGVSAGDIAVITPYNLQVELLRQSLAHRHPELEIRSVDGFQGREKEAVVLSFVRSNRKGEVGFLAEDRRINVAVTRARRHVAIVCDSRTVTSHAFLKTLVDHFTAHGEVRTAFEYLSDIVPENYSQSSQSHSHSRAAKPRGPSSATLPGRGPQEGRPQAASRGRRRRGPKPGGPEDCPQPCLNGEGPGAAGGAGGAEHFRAAIEEFLASEETQLTFPASLTSHDRLRIHQMAEELGLRHESAGEGRARCVTVRKGRAPRPASPPAQPLGQQHSQAPPDPKALPLERPQREKGGQEQPASGGQPAVGTGLRKAPEERKKKGRAAPAPPPPAEDFDALVSAAVKADSTCAHAKCSASVVTLGQLCQLCGRRYCLSHHLPEVHGCGEKARAHARQRISREGVLYAGSGAKDRSLDPARRAQLQRKLDKKLGELSSQRTSRRKERGT